atgagaaaacataaacgattcttttgaactaagtgaacacaagaacgggaaaacaaacattctacatacgagtttagaacaaaaatcctcaattcgattatcattagttacacttgccgggtgtaagcgagaacttatgttatatggccatatgggttgacaaccctcatctttgacggttcgctaccgtctacggatgaaatatattttcgagaatcagtgtttgttctagcactaagtgatggggtatacaatggaaggaatgttaagctttgataattgggtgctcgtgaaacaaacttttggaatgtattactattatttcattgatgcaaatcttgtggttcacttgtacttacttacttaaacctatgatttcaccaacgttttcgttgacagatttctatgtttttctcaggtcatgcacgatatgtgaaacatgcttccgcttactatttgatacttgcatccgatgtcgagtatacatgcatttcatggagcgtcttttgactttactttaaaccgtgtcgcctagatttcaatcgtacttataacgttgtaacttaacttttggttgaacaattcttgtaaactttgaaacaatctttattttgaaatgaaggcgacatattttggtcaaacgttatcttaaagacttataatcaggtaatgggacccacgtagccgacgccgtcacttgacgatttgtcggggtcgctacaaacacAACTCCAATGGAACATTTACCACCGATTCCATAATGCAGGTTTTATCTTCGCTGACCGCCGCAAAACTCCCGCCCTCCTCAGCCACCGACCTCAATCCTTTTGTTCCGAAAAAAGTTGGGATCTTTATTTGGAGAGCAAAGAAAAATAGATTGCCTGTTAGAGTCGAATTAGATAGAAAAGGTATTGATTTACACTCCACTAGATGCCCCGTCTGCGACGATGACATCGAAACGCTACACCATTCTCTAATTTCGTGTAAGTTTGCTTCCATTATATGGGACAAAGTTCGTAGATGGTGGAAGTTCGATCAGCTACATATCTCAAGCTTGTCGGACATAGCTTCTTGTTCGAACCCCAAGCTAATTACAACTCTTGGTGTTACTATCTGGCAAGCGGTTGTATGGGTCACGAGCTACTACCTTTGGATTCATAGAAATAATTGTACTTTCGGGAAAAAATTCGATAGTGCTGCAAAACTTTTCTCGAATATTCAAGGCAAATGTTTCGAGTGGATTAATTGTCGTTGGAGGAAAGGAGCCTTAGATTGGCTCTCTTGGATCACGAACCCTTGTCGCTTCGATTCAAGCTTCACAAAAGACGGTATTGGTTAAGATAGGTTTTTTATGTCGGATTCTCTCGTGTTACTACATGGTATGAGCTAAGTGGATTAGGGGCGGATGCTTTGTCGCTGTATTTTCAGCACTGTATCTTGTTTTCTAGTCCGGCTTGTCTTTCTCAAGTTGTTCCAACTATGTTGTGCTCGTAAGATGAAGGCTTTTTCCTATCTCTAAATAACCAATCCACTTTTCCTTTCTCAACTGTTTCGAGTTTATTCTTTCCTCCACTTctcatttttttttcatgtaattattaattgtattttcTCGTGTTTCTGTATTTAGGTCTTTGGACCTCCATTTTGTATTTGTTTCTTTTTAATAAAAGTTTgcttggcttttcaaaaaaaaaagaatgtTCAGATTTGAAACATTTGTACTGTTATCGACATATCAATTGACATGAGTAATTAAAGTTGATTTGGAATGGATGGATATTATGGCAGAGGTAGACAGGCAGGAAGAAAACTCAGATGAAAGAATTGAAAGGGATCATTAAACAAAATACGgagtaatttatttatatttagtcTATAAGGGCAATTTAGGAAGTTAGACCAAATAATGTTGGATTTATCAAAATGAAGTGTGAAAATATCACTACCCAAGGTCTCTGATGttagatttaagtgtattttctaAAATACCCTTTTAACACCTCAACTATAACCCGTCTTTTTCCTATTGAACCAGTGTAACTTCCCACTTCTAACTCCCATTTCTGAATCCCCATCTCTAACTACCCATTTGTATCATGAAGAATTTTTATCGATCATTGCATTTCACTCATGATGCTTTTATCAGTTCAGAACCAAAATTAAACACACAATTCTCCCAATTTCATCTTTCCTAACAGAGAATAAGGGTTCTACATATCACTAAATGAAATACATGTTATTCATAGATTCATCCTGTTTTGTTACGCTAATCAGCGATTCATCAGTTTTTGAAAATTAGGGTTCGATGCATCCTTGAAACGATACAATAATTCGTGTTTCATCACTTTATGAAGATTATGGTTCGATACATTCTGTTTTGAGCACATTAGGGTTCGATGAATCAATAAAGAACGATTCATCTTCCTTAATGCTTCATGAATCTCCATGGATTTATAAGGTTTGATTTCTATTTTTTCTTAGGTTTGAGTCTAAAATTTATTTGATGGTTAATCTATAGTTATTTTTCATGAAGGTTATGGAAGCAACTTACAATCAATCTTTGAGGCTGCTGGAATATGGTTAGTATCTAAAATTCTAATTGCAACAAGTATTTTGAGAACTCTATTATTTAATGGTAATCATAATCACCATGTAATATAATTTGAAGTCccgttttcttttttcttttttttctttctatttttcctTTTTATTTCATATCTTCTTACACTTGTCAGTAACAAAATTTAGTGCATTTGTTTGATCCATTCTTTGTATATAGATGCGTATATATATAAACTGTCTTGTAGTAGATTTTGATTTGTTATGTCTTAAAAGTTTAGAAAATCAATCGCCTTTGCAATTGCATTATTGTTTTTTTTATAGTATACTGTTACCACACGTTGATGCAGGATTTTTATGAAGATTTGTTTGAAGATCTGGGCAAGTATGGGGACATTGGAAGTTTCAACATATATTTTTGCTTATGGGCAAACTGGCACAGGGAAAACATACACCATGGAAGGAGAATGTAAGAGGGCCAAGGTATTGTTTTACATCCTATAAGTTAACGGTTCACGTGTCCAATTAATTACTTTTATTAGCTGTTTGCTAATGCTATATTGTTAATGCATTTGCAGAGTGGGCCAAATGGTGAGTTGCCATTGGAAACAGGTGTAATACCGAGATCTGTGAAACAAATATTTGATACATTGGAGGGTCAGAACGCGGAGTACAGTGTTAAAGTTACATTTTTAGAGCTGTATAATCAAGAAATTACTGATTTACTTGCACCTGAAGAAATATCAAAATTTGGTAATGATGATAAACAAAAGAAAATTTTACCTTTAATGGAAGATGGTAAAGGTGGAGTTCTTGATAGAGGTTTAGAAGAGGAGATTGTAACGAGTGCTAATAAAATATTTGCATTACTCGAAAGGGGTTCTGCTAAACGTCGAACTGTTGAGACTCTCTTAAATAAACAATCAAGGTTAAGATAATTCTTAAGATGTTTCAATATTTTGATAACTCACTATCATTACTAATATGGTTTGGTTTTATGTTTTCAGTTGGTCACATTCTCTTTTTTCGATTACTATACACATTAAAGAGGCAACACCAGAGGGTGAAGATCTTATAAAATGTGGAAAGCTAAATCTGTTTGATTTAGGTGGGTCAGAAAACATTTCTCGCTCAGGTGCACGTGAGGTaataattcaagaaatcttcattgaTTATTATTTGGGTTTTATATTCAAGTTACTACAAAGTTAGTTTAATTTTAATCATttgttaagtaagtaagtaagttcaTTGTAATTCTCAGGGTCGTGCAAGAGAAGCTGGAGAAATCAACAAAAGTTTACTTACTTTGGGACGAGTAATAAATGCTTTAGTGGAGCATGTTGGACACATTCCTTATAGGTTATGAATATTATGCTAAACATTTTGAATCATGTTTTGATCTACTATTAAAGCGATTAAGAAGCCGGAAATGAATTAATCTACTACTAAAAATTGAATCGTATACTAGTATACTGTGTGTTTGAGAAGGCAGTCTAGACCTTTGATATGAGTTGAAGGCTCTAAGATATATCAATTTGAAAGACGGCATTTTTTAGTATAGCGTGTGTGTGAGAAGGTAGTCTTATAGACTACTGAACCATTTAGGTGGAAACCTTTTAGTTGTGTATAATTGTACTACTTTTGAATTGTATTGCAACATAGGTTTGCCCAAGAACCGGTGATTCAAAGAAGCTCACGTTTTATAAAAGGTGTGATGGTGCATATCACTATTATTGTCAGCACACACCACACAAGGTAACATCTGGACATTTCAGCTAtggtatttaatttttaaaagagttTTCACGATGTTTCTAATCTTTTGGAATATTGCAGAATGTCAGTAGTAGGGGACTTTATTTGTGCCCCAAGCATACTAAGTGTCACATCTGCGCATATATCAGTCTCTAGGTTCAAGTCTGAGGTATAGTTCATTTGCTTATAACAAGAGGTAGCAATTACCCGTTTATTTATGAATGGGTTAGTTGTGTTGTATCTATGTTATGTGATGCTTGTGGAAGATTATTTGTCCAGAGTCTATATTGCCCTGTTTGCTTGAAGGTAGTTTTTCCCATTTAATAACATGAACTCTCACAAGTCACAATATGGtattatagtttatatatatatatatatatatatatatatatatatatatatatatatatatatatatatatatatatatatatttgtttgaataATTACAGGTGTATCGATGACACCCATGGTTTGTTGTGATGTCTGTCAGCGTGGGTGCGCTGTCACTGTGATGGAATTAGGTTTGCTTCCAACATCACTGTGTTCTTAGTCTTACAGACCTATTGTATTTTCAAGTTTACAAATCAGCATCTTATATCAATATATCAATGAATAATTTCAGTGATGAAAAGTACATGCAATTTCAAGTGAATAATCACCTGGAATACAAATGAGCCGCATGTCGTGGAGAATGCTACCAGGTATGTATAGTTATACAACTACAAAAGTAAGGTCTATTTAGAAGTACAAATTCAAACCAGTTACCTATCTATGGGCAGATATTGATTTTGGTATATCTTAAACGGGAATGCATCAGATTAGTAAGATATCTAATAGGGAATGTGTCAAGTGGGTTGAAACTTGAAAGCAACCCACATAATTCTTGATGCATACAACCTCCTAAACTGTTCCGTTCAGAAGTATAGATCATTAGTGTGTTAATACTGTTTGCCCAATAAAAATTTTTTACGCATTAATTACATATGAAATATTTAAAAGAAATGGAAGTAGAGTTAATTGGTCAATCCAAATCACCCATATGGATTGTCActaaggtgctgtttgttttttaagatgtttttgtctgaagatctgcggaccatgtctgttaagaagatgtggtctgaaggtctgtatgctgaataatgaagactgtttgtttttatgtctgcaacataacttaattctgtctgcagcacttagaagcacatttctaagtctgcgaggctgcagacataataagacattattttatcttatgtcttcagaaaaacaaactgtcTGCAGTAAAAACGTCTGCGAGCGCGCAGATATAATACATAATAAGGTCTGCAGAcaggaaaacaaacaacacctaaaaGTGACCAGTCAGCCTGAACGTGTTTTCTGGTACCCAAATCCCGCCTGACACCCCATATTCCCTCCTATAGGTATCTTTTGTTGTTGATTTGACCCGTCTTTTACTTTTCAGATTAGGGATCATGAAGATGATGTTCAAGAGCTTTGGAGAAGGAGAGACAAAGGGGGTTTAATTGCTATCCTAAGGGCCGCTGCTGGGTTGCTAAACCAAAAAGAAATATTTTCTATTTCACTTATTCTGACGATGACGGACCTCCGATAAAGAAAGAATATCGCCATTCATTGAAGATCTCTTTAAAAGTGTTAGTTGATAAATCTCGCAAAAAAAAAGAAGGAATGTGTAAAAAAAATCTGCAAACACGGAATATGGTAAGGAAAAGGGAATTTATGCACGTTTATTTGGTACAAGTGAACAAAGTGACACACAATCTTATCATAAAGATGAATATGAGGAGTTCTATAGAAATGGACGACCTGATACTCCAATTTTGACCATGAGATCCCAAAATATAAGATTGTGAAGTAGGTTCCGGTGAAAATAGAGGGCAGAAATTTGAAAGACAAAATGAAAAGCTATAGGCCGCATCAAGTGACCCTGTGGATGACATAGGAAAAGAGTATCAAAACCAATAGCAGTAAAAAGTTGGTTGTACCTTGGGTAACAGAAATAAAAGTACAACCAATTCTCCAGGTTGCATCAAACTCTTTTGCAGAGAAAATTTTGACTACTTCCAACGGtatatcttttttttattttttgtaaatTTTCTAATAAGTATATTGTATTAGGGTATATTATACTTTCGTAGTGGCAATGTTGTCATGTGTTGTCATGAGGTGgtaatttcaacccatttattaatGAAAGGCCACTATAAGTTTTGTGTCTAATAGGTTGGGTGAATATGTAATAGAAGAGCCATGTCAGAAGAAGTGTATTTGCGATGTATTTCGTTGTATTCAAAACTTAAAATATTTTTGAACTATTATGGTATTATAATAACATTTGACTCACTATATATTTATAGAAATGACAAGTTTTTGGACAAGTGTTTCTAGCTTAACTAAATGTGACTGAATTATTTCAAGCCATGTAGAAATCTGTATTGATGGAGTTCCGAAGTATTGTATTTGTTAATTATCCCGTTTACTTTTATAAAGATTATTATCAAGAACTAAGCACTCAGAGTTTAGCAGTGATTGGGTTACCCGGTTGCCATTTCCCTTTGGTCAGATTAAATTTGGGCGAAAAGATAAAATGAGTTGGCGCTATACATCATCTAGAAGATAAAGATGATGGTCAAATAATGCTTACACGTTCTTCGTTTAATGCATTTTTAGAAGTTGTGAAGCGTAGGAGCTTGCCATGGCAGAATTCTGAAATTGAATGTATCCATTCGTTTCAGCTAATTTGAAAgattcattcaattcaatgatcTCAATGAAAATAACTGGAAAGTTGTTGTTAGTGCTTAAAGTTCAAGATGAACTTGCAAGGTGGGGATGAACTTAACATGGTTGAACGAGACATGATAAGATTGATAGAGACGACTATTGCACCTATATTTGTTGTTGATGTTGAGGGTCGAATAAATTTCTGAAATTCAAAGTTGCAAAAGAAAAATAAAACAATAGTGTTGAACATTATTTCTTTAATTGTGTGTTGTGGAGAGTATAATCAGATTTTGTTCAAGGGGTGGAACCCACGCTAGAGAATCTTGGTCTAATGTTTGCCCCTTCAAGTTGCTTTATTATGAGTAACTAAACATTACTACGTAAACTGTTTTGACTTCTTAACAACCTAATAAAAACCTAATAAATACTTCAAGTTACTTTTCAAAAAAGCTTTGACTTCTCAATACTTGTATATGTAAGTAAACATAACAAACTGATAAACCAATTACAAACTTGCTAAGTATTGTATAATTATGTGTTCATTTGTaagctacttatatatatatatatatatatatatatatatatatatatatatatatatatatatatatatatattaccatttTAACGATTCCATATAAAAATCTCAGATTAAAACCCGCAAGGTTGCGGGTATTACACTAGTTGATGTTTAAATCACAATAATTAATGTTGTATGTAAAATAAGAAATTAAGTAATTTCCTTATCATATATTGTACTTGCATACTCCtccgtcaaaaaaaaaaaaataaataaataaataaataaaaataataataaataaaaaataaaaataaataaacaataacttgatgttatattttaaatataataatgaGTTGTCTCTTTATTTAATTTAGTTATAAAGAGTAATTAATAAGTCAATTGATATATTTAAAGTTAAAATTCCAAAATTAAAAGAAACataattaccatattaactattagaaaaaacttatgaatagtaccagGAGTATTTTCgccttttcacttttttttttcccttttcccttctttctttcaagtaacaccacaaaagccccccacactttattgaggtattttcgtcttttcacctttttttcccttctttctttcaagtaacaccacaaaagccccctacactttgttcaaaaattaaaatcggcccccaacacagggagttaaagcgtcaaatcaaaattttcataaaatatcttaaataaactccactcaaatattcaacatgtcatatcttctcgctcgcaacgagttaaattttttcgacaccatcctttcaaaaaaacgctaaatatttagggtatttttcataaatgttgatttttcactcacaggctccgtaactaaacacaataaaatacattaaaaatcgaacccccggcgcgaagcgagggttcgaaaactagttggaACTAATATTCTCAATGAAATCACTACTTCTCATGTTAACACGTCCACTACATCAATTAATTCATTAATCCCCCAAAAAGTTGGAATATTTGTGTGGAGGGCTAAGCAAAATAAACTCCCCGTTAGAACCGAGCTTGACAAACGCGAGATCGACCTTGACTCAACACATTGCCCGGTGTGCGACGATGACATTGAAACATTGCACCATCTCCTAATTACGTGTAAATTCGCTTGTGAAACATGGAAAAGAATCTGAAAATGGTGTTCTTTAGATAACCTTCACATCTCAAATCTCAAATGATATTGCATTTGGTTCAAATCCTAATCTCAAGACCGAAAATGGTATCTCCATTTGGCAAGCCATGAGATGGGTCACGTGTTATTATCTCTGGAATAACCGGAACGAAAGGGTCTTTGGGAAGCTTAAATCAACTTGTCCATCCTTATTCTCCGAGATACAATCTAAATGTTTCGAGCGGATAAACTGTCGTTAGAAAAACAATAAAATTGATTGGCAAACTTGGATAACGACACCAAATGTATATGATGCGGCAGGGAACACTCAAAAAGGAATCGGTTAATTAAAGGTTTTTTGTTCAATTCTTAAGGATCCGTATAGCGTTGGACTAATTGAGTATGATGACGATGCTTTGCTGCTATTTAAACTATTCGTAACGGTGAGTGGTGTTACTTGTGGTGTCAATTGTCTTTTTGCACTTTTTGAATGACTAGGACATGTTTCTTTTTTGGGTGGAGTAGTGACGGTGTTTCTTTTTGGTGTTAATTAGGAGTACTGTGATGatatgttaaaatataattgggttaagtattaaaaggggtaaaaataatatttttaaagtaatattaaaaaaaaaagaaacgggAGTTACTTGCCTCGTCACTTTCTCCCGGACGCCAAAGTGACGCCGAAAGTGATGCTCCGATACCGGTCGCTGGTGGCGTTTCTTTTGTCCAGCAAGGCAAGTGACCCCGTCACTTACCCCCGTTACAATCGATCTTATATAGCATTGTATCTTAATCATGCTCAGCATATCATTACAAGGTAAATCCTCGCCTTAAGGAAACTTGAGATTTTGATCCTTTTCCTTAAATCCTGATTCCTTTACATACGTTAGTGTATCCATATTAACTCATAGCTTTGTAGCTTTTTATAATCCATAGCATAGTCACTGTTCTTGTTTTCGAGTAGCTATAGTGTTGTAATCAAGTTGTACAATAGAGCTTAAGCTCACTTGTAATCCTTGTAATCTGATTATGTTTTAATAAAATtttgatctttcaaaaaaaaaaaaataaaaaaataaatataattggAACTTTAATGATATCTAATGATTAtggtatccatgtttcatggattcgagagtgacccaggatcgagtctaacaactaacaactaaccttgcctttcaaaacaaaaaaaaataaaaataaaaaatgattaTGGTTATTTAAAAAATAGACAATAATTTTGTAACAAATAAAAATACAAAGGTGAAAAGTTTTTATGTGACCGAAGGAATA
This window of the Rutidosis leptorrhynchoides isolate AG116_Rl617_1_P2 chromosome 7, CSIRO_AGI_Rlap_v1, whole genome shotgun sequence genome carries:
- the LOC139857554 gene encoding kinesin-like protein KIN-5C, which codes for MKICLKIWASMGTLEVSTYIFAYGQTGTGKTYTMEGECKRAKSGPNGELPLETGVIPRSVKQIFDTLEGQNAEYSVKVTFLELYNQEITDLLAPEEISKFGNDDKQKKILPLMEDGKGGVLDRGLEEEIVTSANKIFALLERGSAKRRTVETLLNKQSSWSHSLFSITIHIKEATPEGEDLIKCGKLNLFDLGGSENISRSGAREGRAREAGEINKSLLTLGRVINALVEHVGHIPYRL
- the LOC139859690 gene encoding uncharacterized protein gives rise to the protein MQVLSSLTAAKLPPSSATDLNPFVPKKVGIFIWRAKKNRLPVRVELDRKGIDLHSTRCPVCDDDIETLHHSLISCKFASIIWDKVRRWWKFDQLHISSLSDIASCSNPKLITTLGVTIWQAVVWVTSYYLWIHRNNCTFGKKFDSAAKLFSNIQGKCFEWINCRWRKGALDWLSWITNPCRFDSSFTKDGIG